A single region of the Cereibacter sphaeroides 2.4.1 genome encodes:
- a CDS encoding (2Fe-2S)-binding protein, which yields MKVTMTVNGRPMSAETEGRTLLSSFLRDGLGLTGTHVGCDTTQCGACTVHVDGEPVKSCTVLAQDVAGKSVTTIEGMANKDGSLSVIQQAFQDHHGLQCGFCTPGMVMISAALLNEKPNPTEEEVRHYLKGNICRCTGYHNIVKAVMAAAGADSRKLAAE from the coding sequence ATGAAAGTCACGATGACCGTGAACGGCAGACCCATGTCCGCCGAGACCGAGGGGCGCACGCTCCTCTCCAGCTTCCTGCGGGACGGGCTGGGGCTGACCGGCACCCATGTCGGCTGCGACACGACGCAATGCGGCGCCTGCACCGTCCATGTCGATGGCGAGCCGGTGAAGAGCTGCACCGTGCTGGCGCAGGACGTGGCCGGCAAGAGCGTGACGACGATCGAGGGGATGGCGAACAAGGACGGCTCGCTCTCGGTGATCCAGCAGGCGTTTCAGGATCACCACGGCCTCCAGTGCGGCTTCTGCACGCCGGGCATGGTGATGATCTCGGCCGCGCTGCTGAACGAGAAGCCGAACCCGACCGAGGAGGAGGTGCGCCACTACCTCAAGGGCAACATCTGCCGCTGCACGGGATACCACAACATCGTCAAGGCGGTCATGGCCGCCGCGGGTGCCGACAGCCGGAAGCTCGCCGCCGAATAA
- a CDS encoding xanthine dehydrogenase family protein molybdopterin-binding subunit, with protein MPKDGGIGASTLRREDIRFLTGKGRYTADISLRGQAHACFLRSEVAHGRIRSIDTSAAEEMPGVLAVLTGEDFTEVGGNPTGWLVQSRNGATMKEPKRPVLAHGKVRHVGDAYAMVVAETYEQAKDACEAIEADIEELPAIVDMAQAVADSSNRVHDEIEDNVVFDWGWIEENRAAVDAAFETAPHVTTLELVNNRLSPNAMEPRASIGDFDSGTGDYKLYTTSQNPHLTRLLISAFVMGIPENKLTVIAPDVGGGFGSKIYHYGEEAAVLAASKRLNRPVKWVCDRSEAFLSDAHGRDHVTKIQLATDMEGNFLALRTETLANMGAYLSNFATCTPTFLHGTLMAGPYKTPLVYVNVKAVLTNTVPVDAYRGAGRPEATYSLERVVDKAADELGLDKWEIRRRNFIDPGAFPYTTPVGLVYDTGNYHATMDKLHELSDAAGFEARAEESRQRGKWRGFGLSTWIEACGIAPSNLVGVLGCRVGLYDAATIRVNATGNISVLVGAHSHGQGHETVFAQLIAEKLGVDANSVEIVHGDTSKIPFGMGTYGSRSLAVCGSAMMKAADKIIDKGKKIAAHMLEAAEGDIEFTDGSFSVAGTDRQKSFAEIAFSAYVPHNYPLETLEPGLEETAFYDPANFTYPAGAYGCEVEVDPETGGVDIVRFTCADDFGNVINPMIVQGQVHGGVAQGIGQALLEGVVYNEDGQLLTGSYMDYAMPRADDVPSFTVDHSCVTPCTHNPLGAKGCGEAGAIGTPPAVVNAVVDALRRAGHGHVTHIDMPLTPSRVWTAMQG; from the coding sequence ATGCCGAAGGACGGAGGCATCGGCGCGAGCACGCTGCGCCGCGAGGATATCCGGTTCCTGACCGGAAAGGGCCGCTACACCGCCGACATCAGCCTGCGCGGACAGGCCCACGCCTGCTTCCTGCGCTCGGAAGTGGCGCATGGCCGCATCCGCTCGATCGACACCAGCGCCGCCGAGGAGATGCCGGGCGTGCTTGCGGTGCTGACGGGCGAAGACTTCACCGAAGTGGGCGGCAACCCGACCGGCTGGCTGGTCCAGAGCCGGAACGGCGCCACGATGAAGGAGCCGAAGCGCCCGGTGCTGGCGCACGGCAAGGTCCGCCATGTGGGCGATGCCTATGCGATGGTGGTGGCCGAGACCTACGAGCAGGCCAAGGATGCCTGCGAGGCCATCGAGGCCGACATCGAGGAGCTGCCCGCCATCGTCGACATGGCGCAGGCGGTGGCCGACAGTTCGAACCGGGTGCATGACGAGATCGAGGACAATGTGGTCTTCGACTGGGGCTGGATCGAGGAGAACCGCGCCGCCGTCGATGCCGCCTTCGAGACGGCGCCGCATGTCACCACACTGGAACTGGTGAACAACCGCCTCTCGCCCAACGCGATGGAGCCGCGCGCCTCGATCGGCGATTTCGACAGCGGGACGGGCGACTACAAGCTCTACACCACCTCGCAGAACCCGCACCTCACGCGGCTCTTGATCTCGGCCTTCGTCATGGGGATCCCCGAGAACAAGCTGACGGTGATCGCGCCCGACGTGGGCGGCGGGTTCGGCTCGAAGATCTACCATTACGGCGAGGAAGCGGCGGTGCTCGCGGCCTCGAAGCGGCTGAACCGGCCGGTGAAATGGGTCTGCGACCGCTCCGAGGCCTTCCTGTCGGACGCGCACGGCCGCGACCATGTGACGAAGATCCAGCTCGCGACCGACATGGAGGGGAACTTCCTCGCGCTCAGGACCGAGACGCTGGCCAACATGGGGGCCTATCTCTCGAACTTCGCCACCTGCACGCCCACCTTCCTGCATGGCACGCTGATGGCGGGGCCCTACAAGACCCCGCTCGTCTATGTGAATGTGAAGGCGGTGCTGACGAACACGGTGCCGGTCGATGCCTATCGCGGCGCGGGGCGGCCCGAGGCCACCTATTCGCTGGAGCGGGTGGTCGACAAGGCGGCCGACGAGCTGGGGCTCGACAAGTGGGAGATCCGGCGCAGGAACTTCATCGATCCCGGCGCCTTCCCCTATACGACGCCGGTGGGCCTCGTCTACGACACCGGCAACTATCACGCCACGATGGACAAGCTGCACGAGCTGTCGGACGCGGCGGGCTTCGAGGCGCGGGCCGAAGAGAGCCGCCAGCGCGGCAAGTGGCGCGGCTTCGGCCTCTCGACCTGGATCGAGGCGTGCGGGATCGCGCCCTCGAACCTCGTGGGGGTGCTCGGCTGCCGCGTGGGCCTCTACGATGCGGCAACCATCCGGGTGAATGCCACGGGCAACATCTCGGTGCTGGTGGGTGCGCACAGCCACGGGCAGGGGCATGAGACGGTCTTTGCCCAGCTCATCGCCGAGAAGCTGGGGGTGGACGCGAACTCGGTCGAGATCGTCCACGGCGACACGTCGAAGATCCCGTTCGGGATGGGCACCTACGGCTCGCGCAGCCTCGCCGTCTGCGGCTCGGCCATGATGAAGGCCGCCGACAAGATCATCGACAAGGGCAAGAAGATCGCGGCCCACATGCTGGAAGCGGCCGAGGGCGACATCGAGTTCACCGACGGCAGCTTCTCGGTTGCGGGCACCGACCGGCAGAAGAGCTTCGCCGAGATCGCCTTCTCGGCCTATGTGCCGCACAACTACCCGCTCGAGACGCTGGAGCCGGGTCTCGAGGAGACCGCCTTCTACGATCCGGCGAACTTCACCTATCCCGCCGGCGCCTATGGCTGCGAGGTCGAGGTGGACCCGGAGACGGGCGGCGTCGACATCGTGCGCTTCACCTGCGCGGACGATTTCGGCAATGTCATCAATCCGATGATCGTGCAGGGTCAGGTGCATGGCGGGGTGGCGCAGGGCATCGGCCAGGCGCTGCTGGAAGGGGTGGTCTATAACGAGGACGGTCAGCTCCTGACCGGCTCCTACATGGATTACGCCATGCCGCGCGCGGACGATGTGCCCTCCTTCACGGTGGACCATTCCTGCGTCACGCCCTGCACCCACAATCCGCTGGGCGCCAAGGGCTGCGGCGAGGCGGGGGCCATCGGGACGCCACCCGCGGTGGTCAATGCGGTGGTGGATGCGCTGCGGCGCGCGGGCCACGGTCACGTCACCCATATCGACATGCCGCTGACGCCCTCGCGCGTCTGGACGGCGATGCAGGGCTGA
- a CDS encoding FAD binding domain-containing protein, translated as MHNFDLVKPSSVAEAVAALGSEGAQALSGGQTLLPSMKQRLAAPERLVSLADIAEMKGVCRGDDGLVVGAATPHGVVAREAKAHYPALAWLAGEIGDPSVRARGTIGGSLANNDPAACYPAAALASGATIVTDRREIAAEDFFQGLFTTALEEGEIVTSVRFPLPERAAYMKFAQPASRFALVGVFVAQFADGVRVAVTGAGEDGVFRWTEAESALSADFRPEAVEDLILPAEGLLGDLHGTPAYRAHLVKVLTKRAVAAA; from the coding sequence ATGCACAATTTCGACCTGGTGAAACCCTCGTCGGTGGCGGAAGCGGTGGCGGCCCTCGGATCGGAGGGCGCACAGGCGCTGTCCGGCGGGCAGACGCTGCTGCCCTCGATGAAGCAGCGGCTGGCGGCGCCCGAACGGCTGGTGAGCCTCGCCGACATCGCCGAGATGAAGGGGGTCTGCCGCGGCGACGACGGCCTCGTCGTGGGGGCCGCCACGCCGCACGGGGTGGTGGCGCGCGAGGCGAAGGCGCATTATCCGGCGCTGGCCTGGCTCGCGGGCGAGATCGGCGACCCGTCGGTGCGGGCACGCGGCACGATCGGAGGCAGCCTTGCCAACAACGATCCTGCCGCCTGCTATCCGGCGGCGGCGCTGGCATCGGGGGCCACCATCGTCACCGACCGGCGCGAGATCGCGGCCGAGGACTTCTTCCAGGGCCTCTTCACCACGGCGCTGGAGGAGGGCGAGATCGTCACTTCGGTCCGCTTTCCCCTGCCGGAGCGGGCGGCCTACATGAAATTCGCGCAGCCCGCCTCGCGCTTCGCGCTCGTGGGCGTGTTCGTGGCGCAATTTGCCGATGGGGTGCGGGTCGCGGTGACGGGAGCGGGCGAGGATGGGGTCTTCCGCTGGACCGAGGCGGAGAGCGCTCTGTCGGCCGATTTCCGGCCCGAGGCGGTGGAGGATCTGATCCTTCCCGCGGAAGGGCTGCTCGGCGATCTGCACGGGACACCGGCTTACCGCGCGCATCTGGTGAAGGTGCTGACGAAACGGGCGGTCGCGGCGGCCTGA